One window from the genome of Pseudoalteromonas sp. '520P1 No. 423' encodes:
- the pyrC gene encoding dihydroorotase: MTSITIVRPDDWHIHLRDGDQLKDTVRDVSRYMGRAIIMPNLVPPATCTESALSYRERIMAEKPQGNFKPLMVLYLTDKTTPEEIKKAKATGHIVAAKLYPAGATTNSDSGVTSVKNMYPVFKAMQDVGMLLLIHGEVTDSAIDIFDREKLFLESVLTPVVADFPELKIVLEHITTKDSVEFVEAASDNVAATITAHHLLYNRNHMLAGGIRPHFYCLPILKRNIHQDALNKAATSGSKKFFLGTDSAPHLKDKKEASCGCAGSYTAHAAVELYAEAFDAAGAIDKLEGFASLNGPDFYNLPRNTDTITLVKEEWEVPESYPLGSDIVVPIRAGETIQWQVK; the protein is encoded by the coding sequence ATGACAAGTATCACTATAGTTCGTCCCGATGATTGGCATATCCATTTACGTGATGGCGATCAATTAAAAGACACAGTGCGCGATGTGAGTCGTTATATGGGCCGCGCGATTATCATGCCTAATTTAGTACCGCCAGCAACGTGTACTGAATCAGCATTAAGCTACCGTGAGCGCATTATGGCAGAAAAGCCTCAAGGGAACTTTAAACCTTTGATGGTGCTTTATCTTACGGATAAAACAACACCTGAAGAAATTAAAAAAGCAAAGGCAACAGGTCATATTGTTGCAGCTAAATTATACCCAGCTGGCGCAACAACTAATTCAGATTCAGGTGTGACTAGCGTTAAAAATATGTACCCAGTATTTAAAGCGATGCAAGACGTGGGTATGTTATTGTTAATACACGGAGAAGTGACAGATTCTGCTATTGATATTTTTGACCGTGAAAAATTATTTCTAGAGAGCGTTTTAACGCCTGTGGTTGCTGACTTCCCAGAGCTAAAAATTGTACTTGAACACATCACAACCAAAGATTCTGTTGAGTTTGTAGAAGCTGCATCTGATAATGTAGCGGCAACAATCACAGCGCATCACTTATTATATAACCGTAATCACATGTTAGCGGGTGGCATTCGTCCTCATTTTTATTGTTTACCAATTTTAAAGCGTAATATTCATCAAGACGCTTTAAATAAAGCGGCAACAAGTGGCAGCAAAAAATTCTTCTTAGGTACTGATTCTGCACCTCATTTAAAAGACAAAAAAGAAGCGTCTTGTGGTTGTGCGGGTTCTTACACTGCACATGCAGCAGTTGAATTATATGCAGAAGCATTTGATGCTGCTGGTGCGATTGATAAGTTAGAAGGTTTTGCGAGCTTAAATGGCCCTGATTTTTATAATTTACCACGAAATACAGATACGATTACTTTAGTTAAAGAAGAGTGGGAAGTACCTGAGTCTTACCCATTAGGTAGCGATATAGTAGTGCCAATTCGCGCTGGAGAAACAATTCAATGGCAAGTTAAATAA